The proteins below are encoded in one region of Cellvibrio zantedeschiae:
- a CDS encoding PilZ domain-containing protein gives MSSKDKRRHIRTPLACRIKVTHGSEEMIVKTRDISDGGVFVVLEPDQVPPVGTQVTGQVQGLMDDAPILEMEVVRVEPEGVGLRFINLDD, from the coding sequence ATGAGTTCAAAAGACAAACGTCGCCACATACGCACTCCTTTGGCGTGCCGCATTAAAGTCACACATGGCAGCGAAGAAATGATTGTAAAAACCCGCGATATTTCCGATGGTGGTGTATTCGTAGTTTTGGAACCCGATCAGGTTCCGCCTGTAGGTACGCAAGTTACCGGGCAAGTTCAAGGGTTAATGGATGATGCTCCGATTTTGGAAATGGAAGTGGTGCGGGTAGAGCCTGAAGGAGTTGGTTTGCGTTTTATTAATCTGGATGATTAA
- a CDS encoding polysaccharide deacetylase family protein encodes MLSLCKKSSTIWKNVGATLVIFLSVLADARAATVLIYHHVSNTMPASTSISPERFLAHMDYLEKNNFKIVPLTELTEKLRKGDVLPDKTVAITFDDSYADVYTAAYPVLKKRGWPFTFFVNTDAVGSGKLFVTWDQLRDMSKNGVTIANHTTAHNHMVRLNKSETQSQWRERVTGEITRAQEKIKQEIGSAPHVFAYPFGEYNAEVKQLLKKLGYVAFTQQAGVLHADTDLQTLPRFPFGGSYTELNDFIEKINTLPMPVKKVEFYADKQRKLDDMVVKAGDKPYLILSLSDNSLPTKVNCFSSNEGAINTQVIDGKLWIQSKQTFPQGRTKFNCTAASNQHGRYYWFTQLWLVTDKNGNWTYQD; translated from the coding sequence TTGTTAAGCCTCTGCAAAAAGTCCAGCACTATCTGGAAAAATGTTGGCGCAACATTGGTGATTTTTTTGTCGGTGCTGGCTGATGCTCGCGCCGCCACTGTATTAATTTATCACCACGTCAGCAATACCATGCCCGCTTCTACCAGTATTAGCCCTGAGCGATTTTTGGCGCATATGGACTATCTGGAAAAAAATAACTTCAAGATTGTGCCTTTAACCGAGCTGACAGAAAAGCTGCGCAAAGGTGATGTATTGCCCGATAAAACGGTTGCTATAACCTTCGATGATTCTTACGCAGATGTTTATACCGCTGCTTACCCCGTGTTAAAAAAACGTGGCTGGCCATTTACGTTTTTTGTAAATACGGATGCGGTTGGCTCGGGCAAACTATTTGTCACTTGGGATCAACTGCGCGACATGTCAAAAAATGGCGTCACCATTGCCAACCATACCACTGCACACAATCACATGGTGCGCTTGAATAAGTCTGAAACCCAATCGCAATGGCGCGAGCGTGTGACCGGTGAAATTACGCGCGCGCAAGAAAAAATTAAACAGGAAATTGGCAGTGCGCCACATGTGTTTGCTTATCCTTTTGGTGAATATAACGCTGAAGTAAAACAACTATTAAAAAAGTTGGGTTACGTTGCCTTCACACAGCAGGCAGGTGTACTGCATGCTGATACGGATTTGCAAACTCTGCCGCGTTTTCCTTTTGGTGGAAGCTATACAGAGCTGAACGATTTTATTGAGAAAATAAATACGCTGCCTATGCCGGTGAAAAAAGTGGAATTTTATGCAGACAAACAGCGCAAGCTGGATGATATGGTTGTTAAGGCCGGCGACAAACCTTATTTGATATTGTCGCTCAGTGATAATTCATTGCCAACCAAAGTAAATTGCTTTTCATCCAATGAGGGCGCAATCAATACCCAAGTGATTGATGGCAAATTATGGATTCAATCCAAACAGACGTTTCCGCAAGGTCGCACTAAATTCAATTGCACCGCCGCCAGCAACCAGCATGGGCGCTACTATTGGTTTACGCAGCTTTGGTTGGTGACAGATAAAAACGGAAACTGGACTTATCAGGACTGA
- a CDS encoding PAS domain-containing hybrid sensor histidine kinase/response regulator, which produces MKLGKYASTLLAIAISLTLIAVTAVSIRFIYAYDRANVSHHLLTRLQATSGLIELWQRNYLTGVEALAQEPGLVKLVDDLMSKKISAAEAGVTLDQWLRPIYLARGYEGHSIIDPNYLVMLSSSPNYNGKPIATANSRSAVGKTMREGRAIGLPTAAVYQISILDKTAAPGTLYQLACARINKNGKLLATLCLRQDPYHNFFALLSTGFSGTSGEAYAVNREGLIISPTRFGQALVRNKTVTDQPPTYIKGLTARVPTKTKNGTLVTNPKTSPLTKAVSLAMQNGYSNFIDGYLDYRGVEVVGAVKWLPGMDIGIVVEQDAEEVYTPFQFFRNAIIGFTVLAILLINLLVLVMARGRKSLAEREERMRAFLDNFPGLAHMRDASGNFLVANKQLESFINTPRSKIIGEGSSALYRAPQHFVKQLDAEHQEVIRTGQVVEIVKEVAGFSYTDMKWMKIIRFPIHDPETSEVYAVGTILMDISEQTRNAQELDSIRVNLEHIVTQRTGQLEAAKLEAEQAARAKSDFLANMSHEIRTPMNAIIGLSHLATLVSDDPKLRSYLERIHQSSTHLLSIINDILDFSKIEVGRMTIENTEFSLEEMLDNALGLLWDRADAKGLELLLDIDTNLPDRLKGDALRIGQILINFTSNAVKFTETGTVLVKVSKVSESARNVRVRFDVQDTGIGIPAENFNQLFKPFHQLDTSSTRRFEGTGLGLTISKNLIELMGGELDFRSQPAVGSVFSVELNLVKGSTQEISKSPAITQGKRALVVDDNPQARNILANMLRVLGLEVTSVQSVSDATALITGQAANIFDLIFLDWKMPGLSGLEAAEQIHKLPNTQNTKFVLLCAHNKHDIGANAESLFAAIIGKPVLPSILQDAVIKLFKNNHSRADHATQLDLNNYQNLTGSRVLLVDDNDINQDVVKELLSLVQVESITAANGKEALELLENTPVDMVLMDVQMPIMDGIEATRRLRAQERFDQLPIIAMTAGALEGDRERCLSVGMNDYISKPIYPEILYTILLRWYNRRAPAIAVPQPATQASSANVTRVLSRLYRISGLDVDQALDRLLHNETLYLKLITRFIQERSTMADVIEAAIAAKNLTEASSHAHSFKSLAGTIGAVELQALALQIELELNQEKDVTHLLQSLRVSLDNLISDLKTGLSL; this is translated from the coding sequence ATGAAGCTAGGGAAATATGCCTCAACCTTACTCGCCATAGCCATCAGCCTGACGTTGATTGCCGTAACCGCAGTATCCATTCGTTTTATTTACGCCTACGACCGCGCCAACGTATCCCACCATTTGCTCACCCGCCTGCAAGCCACCAGCGGCTTGATTGAATTATGGCAACGCAATTATCTGACCGGGGTTGAAGCGCTGGCGCAGGAGCCGGGTTTGGTAAAACTGGTTGATGACCTGATGAGCAAGAAAATCAGCGCAGCCGAGGCGGGTGTAACCCTGGATCAATGGTTGCGCCCCATTTATCTGGCGCGCGGCTATGAAGGCCATTCAATCATCGATCCCAATTATCTGGTCATGCTCTCCAGCAGCCCAAATTACAATGGCAAACCCATAGCCACAGCCAATTCGCGCAGCGCCGTAGGCAAAACCATGCGCGAGGGTAGAGCCATTGGGCTACCCACCGCAGCCGTGTACCAAATTAGCATTCTCGATAAAACCGCCGCGCCCGGAACCCTCTATCAATTGGCCTGTGCGCGCATCAATAAAAATGGCAAATTACTTGCCACCCTCTGCTTGCGGCAGGATCCTTACCATAATTTTTTCGCCTTGCTGAGCACGGGTTTTTCCGGCACTTCTGGCGAAGCCTATGCCGTTAATCGCGAGGGTTTGATTATCTCCCCAACGCGCTTCGGGCAAGCACTTGTCCGCAATAAAACCGTCACTGATCAACCCCCAACCTATATCAAAGGGCTAACTGCCCGCGTGCCCACTAAAACTAAAAATGGCACCTTGGTAACTAACCCTAAAACCAGCCCTTTGACCAAGGCCGTTAGCCTTGCCATGCAAAATGGATACAGCAATTTTATCGATGGCTATCTGGATTACCGCGGAGTTGAGGTAGTTGGTGCGGTGAAATGGTTGCCCGGCATGGATATAGGCATAGTGGTAGAACAGGATGCAGAAGAGGTTTATACCCCCTTCCAATTCTTTCGCAACGCAATCATTGGCTTCACCGTGCTCGCCATACTCTTAATCAACCTTCTTGTGTTGGTTATGGCTCGCGGGCGCAAATCACTGGCTGAACGCGAAGAACGTATGCGGGCATTCCTGGATAATTTTCCAGGACTCGCACACATGCGTGATGCCAGCGGTAATTTTTTGGTAGCGAACAAGCAGCTGGAAAGCTTTATAAACACACCGCGCAGCAAAATCATTGGCGAGGGCAGCTCGGCCCTGTACCGCGCCCCCCAGCATTTTGTCAAACAACTGGACGCCGAACACCAGGAAGTCATTCGCACCGGCCAAGTCGTAGAAATAGTTAAGGAAGTTGCTGGATTCAGTTACACCGACATGAAATGGATGAAGATCATCCGCTTCCCGATTCACGACCCGGAAACCAGCGAAGTCTACGCGGTGGGAACTATCCTGATGGATATTTCCGAGCAAACCCGTAACGCCCAGGAACTGGACTCCATCAGGGTTAATTTGGAGCACATAGTCACCCAGCGCACCGGTCAATTGGAAGCCGCCAAACTCGAAGCCGAACAGGCCGCACGCGCCAAATCAGATTTCCTTGCCAACATGAGCCACGAAATTCGTACGCCCATGAACGCGATTATCGGCCTCTCACATTTAGCCACATTGGTATCAGACGACCCCAAGCTGCGCAGCTATCTGGAGCGCATCCACCAATCGAGCACCCATTTGCTTTCTATCATCAACGACATCCTGGATTTTTCCAAAATTGAAGTAGGCAGGATGACGATTGAAAACACCGAGTTCTCCCTTGAGGAAATGCTGGACAACGCCTTGGGATTACTTTGGGACCGAGCCGATGCCAAAGGTTTGGAACTGCTATTGGATATAGATACGAACCTGCCTGATAGACTCAAAGGTGACGCCCTGCGGATTGGCCAAATCCTGATTAACTTCACCAGCAACGCCGTGAAATTTACCGAAACAGGTACTGTATTGGTAAAAGTGAGCAAGGTGAGCGAAAGCGCCCGCAATGTGCGGGTACGTTTTGACGTGCAGGACACCGGCATTGGCATACCCGCCGAAAATTTCAATCAACTCTTCAAACCCTTCCACCAATTGGATACATCGTCGACCCGTCGCTTTGAAGGTACAGGCTTGGGCCTTACCATCTCCAAAAACTTGATAGAACTTATGGGCGGCGAGCTGGATTTTCGCAGCCAACCTGCCGTGGGTAGCGTCTTCTCGGTCGAGTTAAACCTGGTCAAAGGCAGCACGCAAGAAATCAGCAAGTCACCCGCAATAACCCAAGGCAAGCGCGCACTCGTGGTGGATGATAATCCCCAGGCGCGCAACATTTTAGCCAATATGCTGCGCGTGCTTGGGTTGGAGGTGACTAGCGTGCAATCAGTTTCCGACGCCACGGCACTAATCACCGGGCAAGCGGCCAACATTTTTGATTTGATTTTCCTCGACTGGAAAATGCCCGGACTTTCGGGGCTGGAAGCGGCAGAACAAATTCACAAATTACCCAACACCCAAAACACCAAATTTGTTTTGCTGTGCGCTCACAACAAACACGACATAGGAGCCAATGCTGAAAGCCTTTTTGCAGCCATTATTGGCAAACCTGTACTTCCATCTATATTGCAGGACGCAGTGATCAAGCTCTTCAAAAATAATCACAGCCGCGCCGACCACGCCACTCAGCTGGACTTAAACAATTATCAAAACCTGACGGGTAGCCGCGTGCTTTTGGTCGACGATAACGACATCAATCAGGATGTGGTTAAAGAGTTGCTGAGCCTGGTTCAGGTTGAAAGCATCACTGCCGCCAATGGCAAAGAAGCTCTGGAGCTGCTGGAAAACACGCCTGTTGATATGGTGCTTATGGATGTGCAAATGCCCATCATGGACGGTATAGAAGCGACGCGACGCCTGCGCGCGCAAGAGCGCTTCGACCAACTCCCTATTATTGCCATGACTGCGGGTGCGCTTGAGGGCGACCGCGAGCGCTGCCTTAGCGTAGGAATGAACGATTACATATCCAAACCTATTTACCCCGAAATTCTCTACACCATTCTGTTGCGGTGGTATAACCGCCGGGCACCTGCCATCGCGGTTCCACAACCTGCCACTCAAGCCAGCAGCGCCAACGTCACCCGTGTGCTCTCAAGGCTTTACCGTATCTCCGGTTTGGATGTTGACCAAGCGCTTGACCGCTTGCTCCATAACGAAACACTTTACTTAAAACTTATCACCCGCTTTATCCAGGAACGCAGCACCATGGCGGACGTGATTGAAGCAGCCATAGCCGCAAAAAATTTAACCGAGGCCAGTAGCCATGCGCACTCTTTTAAATCTTTAGCCGGAACTATTGGCGCGGTGGAACTGCAAGCATTAGCACTGCAAATTGAACTGGAATTAAACCAGGAGAAGGATGTGACTCATTTATTGCAGAGTTTGCGTGTATCTTTGGATAATTTAATTAGCGATTTGAAAACAGGACTGAGCCTTTAA
- a CDS encoding EAL domain-containing response regulator, with the protein MNQGLESLISQGQRPHASILRQGVMIVDDSELQRLVSSEILRSIGIDKIYEAAGGLEALDLLRSDSIEPGVMLVDLHMPDMDGIELIQAVAKFKPHIAIIIVSGADSVLLDTLGSMVRACKMTMLGALPKPLNGKLLLDKLLRYQPASLPPVPPRNRIRPSALDLKRALRLNQIKPFYQPKVALQQGEVVGFEALARWCDPLKGIVPPGEFIDLVSEYGLLKELTLAMLDCVLADMNAWNSLDLFPSVSLNISVNQLEDPSFANHIIRNVKNANINPTKILLEITESALMKDQAVALGNIGRLKLNGFGFSIDDYGTGFSSMQQLSHIAFSELKIDRSFVCRVSESEHLCNIVQSSLDMGQRLGLTTVAEGVETVEELQLLRAMGCDEIQGFLFSAPMPASDVLPWLNDNGARIANLCRC; encoded by the coding sequence ATGAACCAAGGCCTTGAATCACTAATAAGTCAGGGGCAGCGCCCGCACGCCAGTATTCTGCGCCAGGGCGTGATGATAGTGGACGATAGTGAGTTACAACGCCTGGTTTCCAGTGAAATCCTGCGCAGTATTGGCATCGATAAAATTTACGAAGCCGCTGGTGGCCTGGAAGCGCTGGATTTACTGCGCTCCGATTCAATCGAGCCCGGCGTTATGCTGGTGGACTTGCACATGCCCGACATGGACGGGATTGAGTTAATTCAGGCTGTCGCCAAGTTTAAGCCCCACATTGCCATCATTATTGTTAGCGGTGCCGATAGCGTCTTGCTCGACACTTTAGGCAGCATGGTGCGCGCCTGCAAAATGACTATGCTTGGCGCACTACCAAAACCGCTTAACGGCAAGTTGCTCCTGGATAAATTACTGCGCTACCAACCTGCAAGCCTACCACCTGTGCCACCGCGCAACCGCATTCGGCCATCGGCGCTTGATTTGAAGCGCGCCTTGCGGCTCAACCAGATCAAACCTTTCTACCAACCCAAAGTGGCGCTGCAACAAGGCGAAGTCGTTGGCTTTGAAGCCTTGGCGCGCTGGTGCGATCCGCTTAAAGGGATAGTCCCACCCGGCGAATTTATCGATCTTGTAAGCGAGTATGGGCTGTTAAAAGAGCTGACTCTTGCCATGCTCGATTGTGTGTTGGCCGATATGAACGCCTGGAACAGCCTCGATTTATTCCCCAGCGTTTCACTCAATATCTCCGTCAATCAGTTGGAAGACCCCAGCTTTGCCAATCACATTATTCGCAACGTAAAAAATGCCAACATCAATCCAACAAAAATTCTCTTGGAAATCACAGAAAGTGCTTTAATGAAAGATCAGGCAGTGGCTTTGGGCAATATTGGCAGACTCAAATTAAACGGCTTTGGATTTTCAATTGACGATTACGGCACCGGTTTTTCGTCCATGCAGCAACTTTCGCATATTGCCTTTAGCGAGCTGAAAATTGACCGCTCTTTTGTATGCCGGGTGAGCGAGAGCGAGCATCTGTGCAACATAGTCCAATCTTCGCTTGATATGGGTCAGCGCTTGGGATTAACCACAGTTGCTGAAGGTGTAGAAACCGTCGAGGAATTGCAGCTGTTGCGCGCTATGGGTTGCGACGAAATTCAGGGCTTTTTGTTTTCCGCACCTATGCCAGCCAGCGATGTGCTTCCCTGGCTAAACGACAACGGCGCCCGCATTGCCAACTTGTGCCGCTGCTAA
- a CDS encoding CheR family methyltransferase, which yields MHAHSAQTVQPINPGTSMMKARVIDLSPEANLLSSTAFKRIQSFFQQESGIFIPGHKHQLIITRLRTHMLSLGFKDFDRYSSYLVESASHAERTQVVDLLTTNETYFFREPEHFTQLANAMLPKVKTRPLRVWCAAASSGEEPYSLAMVLNEKLGPTGWELTASDLSVRVLETAEQGLYRMQRLECMPPEYLKKYCRRGVGPYEGMFMVDSELRKRVNFVQHNLLDSAASLGQFDIIFVRNVMIYFDTDVKKQVLSNLYAQLRPGGWLVTSHSESLIGLDTPLKSVRPSIYRRTA from the coding sequence ATGCATGCCCATTCAGCGCAAACAGTGCAACCTATCAACCCCGGTACCAGCATGATGAAGGCCCGCGTGATTGACCTGTCGCCAGAAGCAAATCTCTTGAGCAGCACTGCATTCAAGAGAATCCAGTCGTTCTTTCAACAAGAGAGCGGCATTTTTATTCCAGGCCACAAACATCAGTTGATCATCACCCGGTTACGCACCCACATGCTCTCCCTTGGCTTTAAAGATTTCGACCGCTATTCAAGTTATTTGGTTGAAAGTGCGAGCCATGCCGAACGCACCCAAGTGGTTGATTTGCTCACCACCAACGAAACCTATTTTTTCCGCGAGCCAGAGCATTTCACCCAGCTCGCCAATGCCATGCTACCCAAAGTTAAAACTCGCCCCTTGCGCGTGTGGTGCGCCGCAGCCTCAAGTGGAGAAGAACCCTACAGCCTGGCGATGGTGTTGAATGAAAAGTTGGGCCCAACCGGCTGGGAATTAACAGCCAGCGATCTTTCTGTGCGTGTGCTGGAGACGGCAGAGCAAGGCCTGTATCGCATGCAACGCCTTGAATGCATGCCGCCCGAATATCTTAAGAAATACTGCCGCAGAGGTGTAGGTCCTTATGAAGGCATGTTTATGGTGGACTCTGAATTGCGTAAACGTGTGAATTTTGTCCAACACAACTTGCTGGACAGCGCCGCAAGCCTGGGTCAGTTCGACATTATTTTTGTACGCAATGTGATGATCTACTTCGATACCGACGTTAAAAAACAGGTGCTCAGTAATTTGTACGCTCAGTTGCGTCCAGGTGGCTGGCTGGTCACTAGCCATTCGGAATCCCTGATTGGTTTGGACACTCCACTGAAATCCGTTCGCCCGTCCATTTATCGTCGCACCGCCTGA
- a CDS encoding response regulator transcription factor, whose translation MSVSKLSAATVYIVDDDDIILWTLKELVQSIGARVLTYTSAKEFLAAYSPSPCECVISDVRMPEIGGLQVQRLLMSTGSPPPIIFITSHSEISAAVEAMKAGAFDFVEKPVNGHLLIEKVQAALAHSRTLHRERLSESSKQARLDLLTPKERSIVDLVVQGQSSREIAGSLDISVRTVENHRARIMDKLHIASAVELVKLFV comes from the coding sequence ATGAGTGTAAGTAAACTGTCAGCTGCTACGGTTTATATCGTTGATGACGACGACATTATTCTGTGGACCCTAAAAGAGCTGGTGCAATCCATCGGCGCCCGTGTGCTTACTTATACCTCAGCCAAAGAGTTTCTTGCGGCTTATTCTCCCTCTCCCTGTGAATGCGTGATTTCTGATGTACGTATGCCCGAGATCGGCGGCTTGCAAGTACAGCGTTTATTAATGTCTACCGGTTCGCCACCACCCATTATTTTTATCACCAGCCACTCCGAAATCAGCGCTGCGGTGGAAGCCATGAAAGCAGGCGCTTTCGATTTTGTGGAAAAGCCGGTCAACGGCCATCTGCTGATTGAGAAAGTCCAAGCCGCACTTGCCCATAGCCGCACGCTTCACCGTGAGCGATTGAGCGAATCCAGCAAACAAGCACGCCTGGATCTGCTCACCCCCAAAGAGCGTTCAATTGTCGATTTGGTGGTACAAGGGCAGTCCAGCCGTGAAATTGCGGGCTCGCTGGATATCAGCGTCCGCACCGTTGAAAATCACCGCGCCCGTATTATGGATAAATTGCATATAGCCTCCGCTGTCGAACTCGTTAAGCTGTTCGTCTAA
- a CDS encoding alpha/beta fold hydrolase: MYRIFAVVFSLLISSAANAINISTSDHFISAPSLAPALLNQITKLYVREVKPTGNATRGAVLFIHGGGTPSQVAFDIGYKDYSWMAYLAQEGFAVYALDLTGYGRSTRPVEMNNPCHLSEQDQQQFIPALINKTCAKTYSQALTTNESDWADIDAAVNFILARQKLKSLALIGWSQGGPRSLVYSQQHPEKINQLVLFAPAYGRDWPMQQPSNTKLTQLMGTQNRDEFNAGWNKQLGCSNQVDDAIRDPLWQAMLASDSLGATWGTGVRRAPEQIWHWGFNRTSAAKITKPTLLIVGEFDKQVLPDRVRELYEDLGSPKKVLVELGCSSHRANWETNHLTLFKASADWLKDQTISSKTRAVIKLGGTASTQVK; encoded by the coding sequence ATGTATCGCATATTTGCCGTTGTTTTTAGTCTGCTAATTAGTTCTGCAGCGAATGCAATAAACATAAGCACCAGCGATCATTTTATTTCTGCCCCGTCACTTGCACCCGCACTACTCAACCAAATCACAAAGCTCTATGTGCGTGAGGTAAAGCCAACCGGCAACGCCACTCGCGGCGCTGTGCTTTTTATTCATGGCGGTGGCACGCCTTCGCAAGTTGCTTTTGATATCGGCTATAAAGATTACAGTTGGATGGCTTATTTGGCGCAGGAAGGTTTTGCCGTTTACGCGTTGGATTTAACCGGCTACGGTCGTTCAACGCGGCCTGTTGAAATGAATAATCCTTGCCATTTATCTGAACAAGATCAGCAGCAATTTATTCCTGCGCTCATTAACAAAACCTGCGCGAAAACCTATAGCCAGGCACTCACTACAAATGAATCGGATTGGGCAGATATAGATGCGGCAGTGAACTTTATTTTGGCTAGGCAAAAGTTAAAATCGCTTGCCTTGATTGGATGGTCACAAGGTGGGCCGCGCAGTTTGGTTTATAGCCAGCAGCATCCTGAAAAAATTAATCAGTTAGTTTTATTTGCCCCTGCCTATGGCCGCGATTGGCCCATGCAACAACCGTCAAACACAAAGCTTACACAATTAATGGGAACGCAAAACCGCGACGAATTTAATGCGGGTTGGAATAAACAATTGGGTTGCAGCAATCAAGTCGATGACGCTATTCGTGACCCACTGTGGCAAGCCATGCTGGCTTCTGATTCGCTAGGTGCAACCTGGGGAACAGGGGTTCGCCGTGCGCCGGAACAGATTTGGCACTGGGGCTTTAATCGCACTTCAGCGGCAAAGATCACCAAACCTACGCTCTTGATTGTTGGTGAATTTGACAAACAAGTATTGCCAGATCGCGTTCGTGAACTTTATGAAGACTTGGGCTCGCCGAAGAAAGTACTGGTCGAGTTAGGTTGCTCGTCTCATCGCGCCAATTGGGAAACGAATCACCTCACTTTGTTCAAAGCCTCGGCGGATTGGTTAAAAGATCAAACTATTTCCAGCAAGACTCGGGCAGTCATAAAGCTTGGTGGCACGGCTTCCACGCAAGTGAAGTGA
- a CDS encoding glucosaminidase domain-containing protein → MQQSFSKWFLGLALIAYAIGTLILVFLLSLNPLSGKIDSDVLTSNTLLPDLTLINQPMERVQLFIGIMRPLVEQKNELLISTRERLLQIKSEVDQKHELGFVDREQLNRLREDFSVSVEDYPSDKQAVEVLLSRVDIIPPAMVIAQAAIESGWGTSFFAQEGNNLFGEWCFKKGCGIVPTRRAASAKHEVRRFDSIEDSINSYYRNINTNNAYRSLRDLRAKIRHDKNKFTGHALVAGLGKYCGRGDIYITEVRSLINHTNLE, encoded by the coding sequence ATGCAACAAAGTTTTTCAAAATGGTTTTTAGGCTTAGCGCTTATCGCCTACGCCATAGGCACTTTAATATTGGTATTTTTACTTTCGCTTAATCCTTTAAGCGGCAAAATCGACAGCGACGTATTAACTAGCAACACCTTGCTGCCAGATTTAACCTTAATCAACCAACCTATGGAGCGCGTGCAATTATTTATTGGCATCATGCGCCCGCTAGTTGAACAAAAAAATGAATTGCTGATTAGCACGCGCGAGCGCTTGTTGCAAATCAAGAGTGAAGTTGATCAAAAGCATGAATTGGGTTTTGTTGACCGTGAACAACTCAACCGTTTGCGCGAAGATTTTTCAGTCAGTGTTGAGGATTACCCCAGCGATAAACAAGCCGTTGAAGTTTTGTTATCACGCGTTGACATAATTCCACCAGCCATGGTTATTGCGCAGGCTGCAATTGAATCTGGCTGGGGCACATCCTTCTTTGCGCAAGAAGGCAATAATTTATTTGGTGAATGGTGCTTTAAAAAAGGTTGTGGCATTGTTCCCACACGCCGTGCAGCTTCTGCCAAACATGAGGTGCGCAGGTTCGACAGTATTGAAGATTCTATTAATTCCTATTACCGCAACATCAATACTAATAACGCCTACCGCAGCTTGCGGGATCTGCGTGCGAAAATTCGCCACGATAAAAACAAATTTACCGGCCATGCGCTTGTTGCCGGTTTAGGAAAATATTGTGGCCGTGGCGATATTTATATTACTGAAGTGCGCTCACTGATTAACCACACCAATCTGGAATAA
- a CDS encoding replication protein P, translated as MSKTSPTAAGHSEGTEQNFPPWRSGERKITDAHIDALNEIFALFRINYHNQYYKAYSDTQVLNQIKKLWLESLSQFAPDTILRGARKVIEESEYLPTLNRMIRACQGDPEKFGLIDAHRAYVEACRAPSPKAAYNWSHPAIYHAGCASDWFFLANNSEKIAFPIFERHYLKLCERVMNGEELPAPNIPALPQSTETPLSKEENAKRMEALRKQLEL; from the coding sequence TTGTCCAAGACCTCACCGACCGCAGCTGGGCACAGTGAAGGAACTGAACAGAATTTTCCTCCTTGGCGTAGTGGAGAGCGTAAAATTACTGACGCTCATATTGATGCTTTGAATGAAATTTTTGCGCTCTTCCGCATTAATTATCACAACCAATATTATAAAGCTTACAGCGATACCCAAGTGCTTAACCAAATTAAAAAATTATGGTTGGAGAGCTTGAGCCAATTTGCACCTGACACTATTTTGCGCGGCGCGCGTAAAGTGATTGAAGAATCGGAGTATTTGCCAACACTCAACCGCATGATTCGCGCCTGCCAGGGCGACCCGGAAAAATTTGGTTTGATTGATGCGCACCGTGCTTATGTAGAAGCTTGCCGCGCACCGAGCCCTAAAGCAGCTTATAACTGGAGCCACCCGGCGATTTACCACGCTGGCTGCGCGAGCGATTGGTTTTTTCTGGCGAATAATTCAGAAAAAATAGCTTTCCCCATTTTTGAACGCCACTATTTAAAGTTGTGCGAGCGCGTGATGAATGGCGAAGAATTGCCAGCTCCAAATATTCCTGCTTTGCCGCAATCGACAGAAACTCCTTTAAGCAAGGAAGAAAATGCAAAGCGAATGGAAGCACTGAGAAAGCAGTTAGAATTATAA